The Deinococcus sp. LM3 genomic interval ATGCGGGTCAGGGCCACCTCGATCTCCTGCACGATGCTGGGCTGGATGCCCTCGGTGGGTTCGTCGAGCAGGAGGTAACGCGGCTGCGTGACCAGCGCCCGCCCGATGGCGACCTGCTGCTGCTGCCCGCCCGAGAGGTTCCCCGCCCGGCGGCCCGCCATGTCCCGGCAGATGGGAAAGAGGTCGTACACGAGGTCCGGAATCTCGCGCTTCGCGGTGGCGCGGCCGGACAGCGCCGGGAGGCCCATCAGCAGGTTCTCCTCGACGGTCAGGTGCCCGAACAGCCCGCGGCCCTGCGGCACGTACGCCAGGCCGCTGCGGGCGCGGGTGAACGCGGCCTCCCGCTCGACCTGCGCGCCGTTCAGGCGCACGCCGCCCCCCGTGACCGGGTGCAGGCCCGTGATGGCGCGCAACAGGGTGGTCTTGCCCACGCCGTTGCGGCCGATGAGCGTGACAGCCTCGGCGTCGGCGACCTCCAGATCGATGCCGAACAGCACGGGGCTCTGCCCGTACGCGGCGGTGACACCTTCCAGTTTCAGCATGGGGGCTCCTTTGAAGTGCCGAAGGCAGAAGGCCGACAGGTGCGGGAGGAGCCTTGTGCGTTCAGCCATGTGTCATCAGCTCCCTGGGCCTGCCCAGGTAGATCTCCATGACGTCCGGGTCGGCCCGCAGGGTCTCCAGGTCGCCCTCGCGGAACACCTGTCCCTGGTGCAGCACCGTGATCGGGGCGTCCAGAAGTTCCACGAAGTGCATGTCGTGGTCGATGACCAGCACCGTGTGCCGCCCGGCAAGGGTGTGG includes:
- the urtE gene encoding urea ABC transporter ATP-binding subunit UrtE; translated protein: MLKLEGVTAAYGQSPVLFGIDLEVADAEAVTLIGRNGVGKTTLLRAITGLHPVTGGGVRLNGAQVEREAAFTRARSGLAYVPQGRGLFGHLTVEENLLMGLPALSGRATAKREIPDLVYDLFPICRDMAGRRAGNLSGGQQQQVAIGRALVTQPRYLLLDEPTEGIQPSIVQEIEVALTRIRTELRVAVLLVEQYLDFAWAFADRYYVMQKGRVVETGHTADTPTHAVQRYLGV